The DNA sequence tattttaatttttttttcattttttctataataaatatgtagtgtgtagatgataaatagaataatttaattagtttaataagaataaaatgaaataaaaaataaaaaaaataaaaaataaaattttaatatataaagtgtgtgatgtgggatgatgtgtagcattcctctaacttttattgtttggagcgggaaagggATGTTTGAGTTTGGAGAAAGGGATCGGGTGATGGGTTTGTGTGTGAGGTAGAGAGGATGGGTTGAGTGTTTGAGTCTATGTGTGTTATCggtcctctttctttttttttttctttttcttttctccgtTTTATCCGTCGACTGCTCGTGTCAatgccagtttttttttttttttttttcccttcttcttctacttctctTCTTTCCATTATTATCCTTTTGtacattttattattgattCTGTTTCTTAGTTCCGTTTGTCTTATCTATTATTGGGCTCtcatctgcaaatttttttaaatgagtaaaCCGATTTATGCTATTTGGATTAAtgagtttatgatttttatttccgtgcattttttattgttgagcttgcattttttcttttaaaaaaaatgagtaaaccAATTTATGCTATTTTGATTAATGAGTTTATATTAATGAGTTGGAATTAACGAAACATCAGTACTAATTGGATTTATACTGTTTGGATTAATGAGTTTATATGGTCTGTGGCGTGCCTACAAGATCATCTTTATCAGAACTTTTTTGGTTCATTTTGCATAGGTTTCCTAGGCCAATGTCAAACTCTTTTTCGAATCAGTTTGTAGAGAGGTCTGTGATCATCTCTCTGATATAATTCTgaaattttatttcttgttgATGCTTGGATAGTTGGATCAGCATTTGCAAGAAATGCATGCCAACCAACTTGTATCGCTTTCGTTGAGATTGTAATGGTAATTGCTCCTTTTTCTTTATTACTGCTTGGtcaatcttttttgtttttcatgaaTAGTTTTAGTTCTTCAAAGCATCAAGATTTGTAAGAAATGAAGAGTTTTTAAATGACCAGTTCTTGAAAAGAAAGCTCTGATAACTCATGTTCTAGATCCTAGGCCAAATCCTGTTAACGTTGAGAAAATTTTAATGTGGTTGAGAAATCTATATGGGCAACTTTGATAGCAGAGATTGCTACTCCCTTATGCTTATCATGTTAGTAGGCAAACGTGTTGCATGTTGCTTCTGAcctaatatgtgtatatatatatataaaagaaaatactacTCTTCTTATTGGTGGCTCCcgttgaaattttttatattttattattattttttacataatgatttaagtaaatatttttttaataatattgtaaattttaaaaaaaaatatttaaaagtattaaaaagttcatataaaaaaaatataaaagcaaataacaaaAACCCCCAATGGAGCTCCCAGCAATCGCTGTACAgccacccatatatatatatatattaatattgataaagATGATCAGGAACGTGCTCTCTAATATTATTGTTTAATATGGATGGCCATCTTAtcatgagaaaataaatatatggatgcatgcatgggcATCTCACAACTACCCAAgtttagttatttaactaatataATTAGGCAACTTGCCCGCCTTCATATCatgttttataattatatgacaaCTGTGAAAGCCTTGACGTACGTGCTGACTAGTTCGAAACAACGTGCAAAGTAATTCGGtgagataagatttttaataaaaaaaaatatataatattttataaaaaaatttaattaatgcataatttaatacaaaaacaagtaaattttaaaaaatatctttaaataataataagtttataaagtataatatatttcataggtatattttacaCATATGTCATAATAGTTAATCTACGCTTgtagttaaattatattttaatttaaaatcaaatatacaacattatatatatacatgtaagtATTATATACGTTcggattatttttttcctctcatcttctttctctggtctgttattattttattttatttttaattttacaaatatatatatataaaaaaataaaaatatcagctAGCACATCTTGATCATACGATCTTTGTGCTTATAAATTAATTCTCATGCTTTGCATGCATGACTTTTAATTAGCAATTAATACTTGTGGTATTAGAAGATTAAAGggcaaaaatataaaagtaaaaatagagttttttattggtttaaaagaaaaaataactacacaataaaaataagaaaattactattcattattgtTCATGTGGTATAAAcaattattataatagaatagatatatatatatatatatatatatatatatatatatatatttatatatgcttAATCAATTAATCATAACATCAAACTTATCAGAAAAgatctatatatacaaaaatctaCTATTATTCAACAACCCATTTCACAAGGATTGTACAATCCATCAATATGCATGAtagttttatttcataaaaagttattaagtttttttaatttaattttgatttttttatttagttaaaatttcaaattttactgtaccttttaatatatactaaattttaaaatagttgtagaaaatattgtgtatgtatattaattttctttttcctttcaggTCGAACACATTGAATATGATCTAACCATTGTcgtacaataaaataaacaaaaatgatatttgcagtattGAATTgtgtaaattttgtattttttttaaatagttagaACCTACGTACAAAAATAttactataaaagaaataatcaagTTTTGAGAAATAATCAGTGTTGTTAGACCCCTACCTAATTactataaaatatttctcatctctaCACTTTGGGATACTATTCAAGTAATTTCAAGTTCAGaagcattaaaaataattataataattatttaattaagattaaacacaacaaaaaaaaaaagcattttctatatattagaAGATCAAAGGGCAAAAACTTTTAATTAGCAATTAATACTTGTTGCATTAGAAGATAAAAGAGGCAAAAATGTAAAAGTAGagttttttattggtttaaaagaaaaagtaactCAAGGATAAAAATGTAACtacacaacaaaaacaaaaaaattactgTTCATATGAAATAgatacttattataatagataaatatatatctatggaATACTGTACATAAgtgcatatatatttatatataaatacaaaagcAACAAATAGAATCCCAACAGGAGCTCCAGCTATGACTGTACAGCcacaccaatatatatatatttacattatTGTTTAATATGGATGGCCATcttgcataaatatatatatttatatagatatggATGGCCATCTTAtcatgagaaaataaatatatatatggatgcaTCATGGCCATGTCTCAATTAACCACGCAAGTttagatatttaattaatataattaagcaACTTGCTCGCCCTCATATCATGTTGTATAATTATATGACAACTGTGAAAGCCTTGATGCGCGTACCATTGACGAAGacttgaactatatatatatatatctatggaaTGCTGTACATATGTTTGTGtgtatacatatttatatatatttcatttcccGTTGATCAACCTCGTTCTACACGAACaatattcattaattaatttatttagtgatcctgttattttaatttttttatacaaggatgtaagaaattataaattacCTCTTATTAACATAACTTCGATTAATTCGTTTGAAATTTATGTATTATCGAAATGATTTGTGATCTGTTAAATTATTTTCTGTGGAGTGATCATGTTCCCGTGTATGTATCCAAATTTTTCACAAAAGATGATAGTATCATTTGATATCCCATTTAAATAAGTGATAAAGTTATAGATCATGTAATGTATGAGATCTCATAATACCTGAAAATgagaagtttttaattttttaatgttcaaataggactttaattatattattgaataGTCCTTTTATAATATAGGCCGGTCATGTAGTTTGGGCCTTCGGGCATtggaaatttataaattatgtaaattagttaaataacactacaagaaaaataatatttgtgaccaattttttgtaataaaaatgactatttatgataaaaatagatttattttaattgaaaatagatattttattgaaaataacttGTCATAAATAAACAGTTTTTTtgtaatgaaatgatatttttatataattaataagcaagtttatttacaatttattttataaaaaatatctttaattaataaaatatagttataacaataaaaataaaatttataaaaagattcagtgtcttataattttataaatatttttcacttgGCAAACATTGTACGACGTTCCGTTGACGGAGTGTCCAAGTGTGGAAGTATCGAAATTTCCTTAATTTAAGATGTAGCTTATCTGCGTGAATTAAGCAAGTAAATGTACCAATCACTGGTTGTTTACACCAACCATCCACCTCATGACTCTTTTGTGCTCGCGCACACATGCACacgttatataaaatatatatatttatatatattgctcaGATTTCATTTTCAACCCACTTAATTCGCCTTTGATTAATGTACAACTTTATTCATAAAAACAATTcgaatatatataatgaattttGACGTCTTCtagcaattatatatatatatatacgcaaATATATACGAAGATAAGATGAATTAAGCATGCAGAAGTATATGAAgtgtaaaacaatatatatatacatatatatatggcatacagtaaaatatattaaaattgtaTCTATTAGAGCCACATTAGAACCATTAATATAAAGATCGTATAAGAAGTATTTGTTATTTTCAAACCATATGGAATCAATCTCATACATCAGTTATCCTTATCAATTaaaatggaatatatatatcatactaaatattaagaatatatatacatatatcatcttaatatatatatatgttaagaatatatatatatatatatatatataacatcttGTACTAAACATTAAGGATATTCATCAGGATATATATGATCAGTAACAACGATTaagatttgatgagattttgcaGATACCAGCAATAATTATGTCTTGTGGAAGAGGGAATAAATTAGTTTGAAGACCAATTCAAAAGCAAAATGTGACATAGGATTAGCCATAATGAGTTGGAATTGAAcatgttatatttttatttctctcgTGATAGGGTAGCTAGCTCGTGCGAAAGAGAGAAGAAACCATGCAGGACAAAGCATTCAGAGTTGACTTTTGACCTAGTACTTTTATGATTGTCGTTTGCTTTTGGACAAAAGTGTTTGTCTTTTCGACCTCCTTAAGTTACCGGGACAGAGCACGGGCTCTATTTATACCTGCGAGAGAAGAACGGAGGCCAGGAGTACTAAGACGTCCGGTACTTTCAGCTTTCAAGTTTCAAGCATTACAAAGCATTTCTTCCCAAGCAAAAACTCGTAGGTAATTCCAAATTCtcttattttacttaatttgttatgcatatatatatatatatgaaaggttTTGGGATAGAACATGTTTTACATTTTGCACTATCTATATGTAATATCTTCCAACTCTCACtcttaattttcttaatcaaataataattatgATATGCTTCCAAGCTAGTGTTTGGCCCTTTCAATATTGAAAAGTATATAATTGACGGGGCAAAATTCATGTTACTTGTTTGTAACGATCACTAGGGAAAGGAACTTGAGGAATGGAAAAGATGGTCTCATGCCCAGCATCCGCAGCCAATGATtccattaaaaaagaagaatgcAAAGAGCTGATCATTGACATTCCACTGGCCCTGGAGCCTCCTCGTTGGCCTGAGTGCTGCATCTACAGAGTTCCCAAGAGACTTCGCGAGGTCAAACATATGGCCTATACCCCTCGGCTGGTTTCTATCGGCCCTTTTCATCACTGCATGAGAAAAGAGTTGAAGGACATGGAGATACAAAAACTCAGATATTTAAGAGACTTCTGTTATCGTACTGGGAAGAGCATGGAGAATCTTGCATGCATCATCCAGAGCAACGAAGTGAGAATTCGCCATAGCTATTCAGAGAACTTTCTACTCGGAAGTAAAGAGTTTGTAAACATGATTCTACTGGATGCTATCTTTATACTTGAGCTCTTCTGGAGGAAATCTGAAAAATCAATGGctcaaaaagattatatattaaGTCAACCCTGTATGGAACGTGGTGTACGGTATGACTTGCTTCTGCTAGAGAATCAAATTCCTTTTTTTGTTCTCGAGGAGTTATACTGTGGTGATCAGCAAAATGAAGCTGGCCTGCAAAATGAGAAACTCCAAGAACAACTGCTCATAAAAAAGGATATTCTTCTTAAGTTATCATGCAGGTTCTTTCGTGATCTTTATAGTGATGAGCAGCCAGACCCCAAGATCGGTGAAGTAAAGCACTTCACAGATTTGGTGAGATGCTTTTTCCCTCCACCCaacccaaaacaaaaagaaaatgaaaaacatgTTAAACACCTATATACAGCAACAAAACTTGCAGAGGCAGGGTTGAAATTCAGGCCAGTTTCAGGAAGGAGTTTACTCGAAATACAATTTCTGGAGAATAAATGCTTAGAAAGCTTCCCGTGCCTCAACCTTTCATGGCTCTTGGCTTGCTTACCATTCCTGAAATCCACCTGCTTGACACGTGTGCAACGTTTTCTGGAAATCCCAGCCCTTCGTGTTGACGACAAAACCGAAGGTCTTTTTCGAAACCTGATGGCCTTGGAGCAGTGCCATTATCCATTCAAAACTTACATCTGTGATTATATTGTACTGTTGGATGATCTTATTACAACTAAAGCAGATGTAGGGCTGCTTGCTGACAAGAAGATCATTGTTAACGAGTTGGGTTCCAACGCTGCAGTGACGGATCTGTTTAACAAGCTCGGCCATGAGATTGAGAGCAATGGAATCTTTTACTTGGATCTCAATAAACAACTTGACGAGTACTACGAGAACAGTTGGAACCGTGTCGTGGCAACCTTAACAAGTGTGTATTTCCAAGATTTTTGGAGAGGCACTGCTACTATGGTTGGACTTATTGTCCTGGGTCTCACTTTGTGGAATTTCGCTAGGCTCATTcggaattaaattttatagcaTTTTCCTTCTGTGAGTTGCTAGGTAGCATGGTTTTAGCATTTGTACCGGAGAGTCTGTATTGCAACAAATAAAGATTTGTGCTGTACGTGCTACGACCAGCAAATAAATTAGCCACAGTGCTAGCTGGCGCTGAATGTACTAATGTTCTTAGGAGTCCAAGTTTTCTTCTAGCCAAAAAGTCGTAAATTTTCATATTCTACAAATTAATTATAGAGTCACTGAGTACTGGAAGAAGTCAAGACTGGTAATCGAGGTTTGTAGTTAAAAAATTGTACACCTTAGTTTTGCCCTATTCGTTTgcgtattttattttattttatttttaatttcttttatcattAAAGAAGTTATTACTagtaaatttttgtttttaaaaaaatatttaaaaaatatttgaaaagaagagaaaaaatgaaattacacTAGTAACAACTTTGGGAGCCAGAATGATCGATGGGGCTGCGTAGTAGCACCCCCTTGTAATCTGTACAGCGTATGGcaaacattttaattattttagtagtcaaaatattctatattttacataaaataaataatatccataattaaaaaattctttacCATAATTAAgagcatattaatattaatcaatGGATTAATATATAGCAACTTCAATTTCTTATGTCCGGTAGCCATTTCACAACAAcccaaatatatatagtttataagcAACTTGCTTATTGATGTTcaacttttataaatatatatatgtatatgtgtgcgtatgtatgtaattaattatttgtcTTTGAAAGCCGCAAAAGCATAGACGTTCGGCAGCCAAGACATGCCAAAAGTTAAAAGCAATATcgtagaaaataaataaataaatatccagatccaatcaaataatttcatctcACACCCATTCAGCCCCgtgcttaattttatattattcttagttttaattggtagatttttaattaaatattgtatGATTAATATCGTTCGAATAGTAAACAAATTGTTCAAATGgtaaattatcatttataaatccattcgaataaaaaaATACCTATTTGAACAAAACTTAACCCAGCCCATTTGAATAACAATTGAGAAATACATTTTGTATGTCCgttcaaacaataaaatttgTATTCGAACAATATGAATATGCAACATACCACTCGAACGGACATAATTTATGAGAATAAAAAGTTTGTTCAAATGAAATGAATTAATGTTCGAACACAAGTCATTAGAAAAATTTATTCGTTTGaacacataaaatttattcGAACGTTTAGCATGTTCAAACAAGATCAAATATGGTCATTAGTTTGAATCAAAATTTCTTATAGTTTGAACGGTACATGTTGGTTTGAACAGATCAAGTTCCAATTGAACTgtgttttgagatgaaaatgattCGTCTCCCAAACAGTTTCGACTAGTTCAGTCTAATTTCATCCTTAAAAATaacttttagggatgaaattcaGTTTTTGTTTCCAAAAACAGACAAGCTTTTTGATacaaaatagagataaaatttGAGTTGTTTGAGCCAAACAAATAAGCTAAATTCGTACCATAGGTTAATTTTATgcgttggttttttttttttccttcaaaattgtgaaaaatatttacataaaagaATAGTTTACAACTTCTCTATAGCACAAAACATATGgggaaagaaaattaatttatatttttagagtGTAAATTCTATGAACCTACTTTTAGAAAAGTCACGCAAATGATCTAGGATTGAGGTGAAAATTTTACTTTATAGGAGACTtaccttttttaaaaataaaaatatttaaaatttatatttttaaaaccatatctaatattattggttagaaaaaattatttgactggcatcacacaatatgatgggaatttcccgttccattcgatccaaagcttctacatttaatgtccgtgcacataagtctttgaaaaataaacccaactcagtcaaagccacgcgcacgtctctagtcaagtacccacgtataccaataggcaagatacgctgcaaaaggacatgacaatcatgactttttaacccagttattttccaatcatttgttcgcacacaccttgtcaaattcgaggcataaccatctggtaatttaattttcattatccactcacaaaaagtagccctttcattccttgacaatgtataccacccaatcggcatgtaaacggacgaaccattttcttgcaactgcatttccggtcttattcccaaccgcttcaaatccttccttgagtttaatgtatccttcgtttttccttcaattgacatcaatgttcccaatacggattcgcatatatttttttcaatatgcataacatcaagactgtgccgtaattttaactttgaccagtatggaagatcgaaaaatatactcttcttagtccaattcaactcagaagtagctcgttttctctttcgttgttttttaccaaattcattacaaccaacatctacaaattgtgcaagtaaatcttcaccagacaaatatggtggaggttggccccattcaacagtaccatcaaacatttgtgaatttccccgccatctatgatcaccaggtagaaatcgacgatgacccatgaaacataattttctcccgtaagtgagccattcagatttagtatgtttgttacatgttggacatgccattttccccttagtactccaacctgacaagtttccatatgctggaaaatcatttattgtccataaaaccgcagcatgcatcttgaacgacttgcctgttgatgaatcaaatgtgacaaccccattctcccacaaatctttcaattctgcaatcaatggctgtaagtgtatgtctatatcatttcccggcgatctcggacctggaatgagcaaactcatcatgaaatatggatctttcatacacttccacggtggtagattatacggcataagtacgactggccaagtactgtgactagtactcatgttcccaaacggattaaatccatctgttgccaacccaagtctcacattacgtggttcttctgcaaaccatgtatgctccttatcaaattccttccacacctgagagtcagcaggatgtgataaaatatcatcgtttctaactctggctgatgagtgccatatcatgtctgcagctgttgcacgtgacatatataatcgttgtaatctaggtgtcaatggaaagtggcgtactaccttttgcggcacattttgtttgtcagatgtccatcttgactcgtggcatatgggacattcgttcaactgctcattctcttgccaaaataatatgcagtcattcttacatgcatgtattacgttgtaatcaaatccaagtcctcgtttcaatttttttgcttcatagaagttacgaggaagtgtattatctgatggcagtgcctccttaaacaactcgagtaacatattgacagccttaattgataatcggcacattgattttatgtgtagcagtcttacggtaaatgacaacttactgtgtcttctgcatcctggatatagctcacgttgtgactcattccacaatcgtgcaaaagtattatgacccccatcatttgaacttgatgtgtccgtgccaccttcattcataaacattcccacaccgatgtcacctaacatttcttccatatcctcatcatactcatctccaacaacatctggttgtacatcttcatcgatagcttcttcttcatgtggagtatcgaatgaagttggatatggttccccgtgtaagacccaatcagtataacccttgtcaataccttttacaaacagatgctctctcaccaagtctatcttatgagagcgcaaattcctacatgtattacatgggcatctaatacgtccatcactatcacatgtacccaatgcaaactctaagaatttcttaacaccttcagcatatacgttgtaattctgacccaaacgatcgctaactcgcatccaactcttatccatgctgactatcttcattataaacaagcacgtgtgcatcaacaaacaagcatgtatcatgtatcaatcaaggagtatgccaccttacaccgggtagttggtcctatcccattcggaactgtaagatcatagtcgcaaacctatcctctataatctgtcacgcccaacaaaatttcggcagcatatccccatagttctccaaatatgctcgtctggttgtgtgcaccgacttatccatcgtcgatacaacatcaccgaaactgcatatccggagaacaagggataaatctgccaaaatcttaatgctggacgtataacagatatagctcgatagtttgcgagaatgatcttacaattccaaactgtccactctggacaattcaagagttatcaatctttcaattaaggcggattgataactctcgaacgggtctaaggctaatattgatgaacaagcaatataagatatgccaatatttaacatgtatcaaacaaataattcaacatcataaataattaagttttgtaacaaatcttagatgatttgtaatttaattcattctcatttgattatttgaatcttttaagtatttaagtattattaaatgtagattatatatatttaatttttaattacactcctgcatttaaaatgttaattattttaacactgcccaagaaatcgttcaaacggTGTTCGTGACCGTTCGATCTCCTATAcagtcgttcgaacggtacacgtaccgttcgaacggtttacatccagaaatcactcgtcttcaacctccgaaaaccccaagtaatacagtccatattacatcaaaagatagcaaaatatatgactaactcatgtaagcaaacgaaaacacttatataaaaactaaaatgaggtcaaatttaaggagaatacctgatttggagagataaagcttcaaaaattccaaacggtaaaaactcttcaccaaacggtaaaaacaacctcttaatccgaaaatataagagattgataggagtttgtaatatttgagggctagattgaagaataatggcgttggttggaacaaaatgagcgtgggagtgatgctcggtcgactgaaacgagtccgagattgtgaggttctgtcgtgtaaatgcagaacattgccgttcgaacggttgtttaatgaacgttcgaacgtcaaatcgactagcgggaaaaatttcccccgccgatttgacgttcgaacgtgaaaatatacgttcgaaggctaataattaacgttcgaacggttatattataccgttcaaacgtcaaatcgattagcAGGAATAATTTCCcccgctaatttaacgttcgaacgttaatataaacgttcgaacgtactattaaacgtttgaacgcc is a window from the Carya illinoinensis cultivar Pawnee chromosome 14, C.illinoinensisPawnee_v1, whole genome shotgun sequence genome containing:
- the LOC122295222 gene encoding UPF0481 protein At3g47200-like — translated: MEKMVSCPASAANDSIKKEECKELIIDIPLALEPPRWPECCIYRVPKRLREVKHMAYTPRLVSIGPFHHCMRKELKDMEIQKLRYLRDFCYRTGKSMENLACIIQSNEVRIRHSYSENFLLGSKEFVNMILLDAIFILELFWRKSEKSMAQKDYILSQPCMERGVRYDLLLLENQIPFFVLEELYCGDQQNEAGLQNEKLQEQLLIKKDILLKLSCRFFRDLYSDEQPDPKIGEVKHFTDLVRCFFPPPNPKQKENEKHVKHLYTATKLAEAGLKFRPVSGRSLLEIQFLENKCLESFPCLNLSWLLACLPFLKSTCLTRVQRFLEIPALRVDDKTEGLFRNLMALEQCHYPFKTYICDYIVLLDDLITTKADVGLLADKKIIVNELGSNAAVTDLFNKLGHEIESNGIFYLDLNKQLDEYYENSWNRVVATLTSVYFQDFWRGTATMVGLIVLGLTLWNFARLIRN